Proteins encoded together in one Xiphophorus maculatus strain JP 163 A chromosome 13, X_maculatus-5.0-male, whole genome shotgun sequence window:
- the LOC111610485 gene encoding zinc finger protein 629-like: protein MSKIEMLRLLINQRLTAAAEEIFNVFGRTIVEYEKEISRSKLEIDRQRRLLELSRKPRISLQANSSAVSEQQDWSSSVELNEEEPPSHIKEEEPEEDVWSDPPGENNVGFLLFQNNSARTQQDNDSTGSLGSKFCQDLDDPDIDPQPGTSVQQTCSELNNDQPVALGNSQHDMTLPKVVDSYICTICGQAFYQRNQWAKHTRIHRKIDGKVDKSFTCDICGKRLTRSDGYQKHLRVHTGEKPYSCHVCGRSFSDNSNFKRHIRRHMKEKSQQSSG, encoded by the exons ATGTCGAAAATCGAGATGTTGCGGCTTCTGATCAACCAGCGGCTTACCGCGGCTGCAGAGGAGATTTTCAATGTGTTTGGGAGAACCATAGTGGAATATGAGAAGGAGATCTCCCGCTCCAAGCTGGAGATTGACCGCCAGCGCCGGCTGCTGGAGCTCTCCAGGAAGCCGCGGATCTCCCTGCAGGCCAACAGCTCAG CCGTCTCTGAGCAGCAGGACTGGAGCTCCAGCGTTGAGCTCAACGAAGAGGAACCTCCGAGTCACATCAAAGAGGAGGAACCAGAGGAGGATGTGTGGTCAGATCCACCGGGCGAGAACAATGTGGGTTTTCTGCTGTTCCAGAACAACTCGGCAAGAACGCAACAGGACAACGATTCCACCGGGTCTCTGGGCTCAAAGTTCTGCCAGGACCTGGACGACCCAGACATTGATCCGCAGCCTGGAACCTCAGTCCAACAGACCTGCTCTGAGCTCAACAATGATCAACCTGTAGCTTTAGGAAACAGCCAGCATGACATGACTCTCCCTAAAGTAGTGGACTCCTATATCTGCACCATCTGTGGCCAGGCGTTTTACCAGCGCAATCAGTGGGCCAAACACACGCGGATTCACCGAAAAATTGACGGCAAAGTCGACAAATCGTTCACGTGCGACATTTGCGGGAAGAGACTGACGCGGTCAGACGGCTACCAGAAACACCTGCGGGTCCATACGGGCGAGAAGCCGTACAGCTGCCATGTGTGCGGCCGCAGCTTCAGCGACAACTCCAACTTCAAGAGGCACATCCGCAGACACATGAAGGAGAAGTCCCAGCAGAGCTCAGGCTGA
- the LOC111610494 gene encoding zinc finger protein 32-like, which yields MSAERQMFPSLFSPPPFTAVGAVDSAVEPVVIPQSEVETFRMFLNERLTAAVEDILSVFGKTVARYQEQINCQQRELDSLRSGEREWSRATEPLQDSSWMKKCPEHQSLDAPLFHTDNLIEKVVDTSAALIKSEGVDEDCGESTTCHDSSLTHQLDPEAGSDDRVICEDSDTENSEDGWRDDATLWKSEEMAENKDQSSSSEPQASTDPPQFGCQICGITFQKMGYLITHAAVHQENCGVCGKQMEQTESIKLHLKAHRETSFRCSVCGQSFTLRGNLRIHMKIHSGERPHSCSICGKNFGRRASLVRHVRSHMGEKPFACMYCGHSFTEKGNLTVHLRTHTGERPYRCSMCARSFSQLSSFYKHPCQKKGLICSAITAT from the exons ATGTCCGCTGAGCGACAGATGTTCCCGTCGCTGTTCTCTCCGCCGCCTTTCACTGCAGTCGGAGCGGTAGATAGTGCCGTGGAGCCTGTGGTCATTCCCCAGTCAGAGGTGGAAACATTCAGGATGTTCCTGAACGAGCGGCTGACGGCAGCAGTGGAGGACATTCTGAGCGTGTTCGGGAAGACAGTGGCTCGGTACCAGGAACAGATAAACTGCCAGCAGCGGGAGCTGGACAGCCTGAGGTCCGGGGAGCGCGAGTGGAGCCGGGCAACAG agCCTCTGCAGGACTCATCCTGGATGAAAAAATGTCCTGAACATCAGAGCCTTGATGCCCCCTTGTTTCATACCGACAATCTTATTGAGAAAGTCGTCGACACCTCAGCTGCTCTGATTAAGTCAGAAGGTGTGGATGAGGACTGTGGAGAGTCGACAACATGCCATGACTCTAGTTTAACACACCAGCTGGATCCAGAAGCAGGGAGTGATGACCGAGTTATCTGTGAGGACTCTGACACAGAGAACAGCGAGGACGGCTGGAGAGACGATGCCACGTTGTGGAAGTCAGAGGAAATGGCAGAAAACAAAGATCAGAGTTCAAGTTCAGAACCTCAGGCCTCCACTGATCCGCCACAGTTTGGCTGCCAGATTTGTGGTATCACCTTCCAGAAGATGGGCTACCTGATAACCCACGCTGCAGTGCATCAGGAAAACTGTGGAGTTTGTGGAAAACAGATGGAACAAACGGAAAGCATCAAGCTTCACCTGAAAGCTCACAGAGAAACGTCATTCCGCTGCAGCGTCTGTGGGCAGAGCTTCACGCTGCGGGGGAACCTCCGCATCCACATGAAGATCCACTCGGGCGAACGGCCACACAGCTGCAGCATCTGCGGCAAGAACTTTGGCCGGCGGGCGTCGCTGGTGCGCCACGTGCGCAGCCACATGGGCGAGAAGCCGTTCGCCTGCATGTACTGCGGCCACAGCTTCACGGAGAAGGGCAACCTGACGGTCCACCTGCGGACACACACAGGAGAGAGGCCGTACCGGTGCTCCATGTGCGCCCGCAGCTTCAGTCAGCTGTCCAGCTTCTATAAACACCCGTGTCAGAAGAAAGGCCTGATCTGTTCTGCCATTACTGCCACCTGA